The Thermosynechococcus sp. genome has a segment encoding these proteins:
- a CDS encoding TrkA family potassium uptake protein → MTPPSHLAKLKEHVIICGYGSLGRTLARNLAAAQIPFVVIDNQRPRLRLAQQSGHPFYRGDDLMDENELLAVGADRARTLVAVLDDDASNVFITLIGRRLNPKLQILAYGELPATESKLRFAGADHVVLPSSISAHRMVQLITRPTVLDFLEEKEERSHLIELLSQLDLQIEEFTLPLESSLVGLAIADVEAKGRGRFIIVAVRHPKGTLVTHPPLTLPLGAGDTLIALGRAAEIQTFFRQYGHRQRIRDRGLRS, encoded by the coding sequence ATGACACCCCCCTCGCATCTTGCTAAGCTCAAGGAGCACGTCATCATTTGCGGCTATGGTTCTCTGGGTCGCACCTTAGCGAGGAACTTGGCCGCTGCCCAAATTCCCTTTGTTGTGATTGACAACCAGCGGCCGCGACTACGGCTTGCCCAGCAGTCAGGGCACCCTTTTTATCGCGGTGACGATCTGATGGATGAAAATGAACTCTTGGCCGTGGGGGCAGATCGCGCTCGCACTCTGGTGGCGGTTTTGGACGATGATGCCAGCAATGTCTTTATTACGCTAATTGGCCGTCGCCTGAATCCCAAATTGCAAATCTTGGCCTACGGTGAATTACCCGCCACGGAGTCCAAACTGCGTTTTGCCGGCGCCGATCACGTGGTCCTACCCTCCAGTATCAGTGCCCACCGCATGGTGCAGCTCATTACTCGCCCCACAGTTTTGGATTTTCTGGAGGAAAAAGAGGAGCGCAGTCACCTAATTGAGCTCCTCAGCCAGCTTGATCTCCAGATTGAGGAGTTTACCCTGCCCTTGGAGTCCTCACTGGTGGGACTGGCAATTGCCGATGTGGAAGCGAAAGGCCGCGGGCGTTTTATTATTGTCGCTGTTCGCCATCCAAAGGGTACTTTGGTCACCCATCCCCCCTTAACCCTGCCCCTAGGGGCGGGGGATACCCTGATTGCCCTTGGCCGAGCCGCGGAAATTCAAACCTTCTTCCGCCAATATGGCCACCGCCAGAGGATTCGCGATCGCGGCCTCAGAAGTTAG
- a CDS encoding TrkA family potassium uptake protein, with translation MRRLPATPALNRFIIGITLFILIMLVAVAGYTSFGWNWLDALYMYVITVFGIGYSEVRPLITPAQRFFNMMIIVAGSAATVYTIGAVVQLFTEGEIKRLLDIQRASRDINKLKRHVIICGFGRIGQMMAQELTALKTPFVILDLNEQRIDLALQLGYLAYLGSAVEEETLQAVGIDRAIALATVLPNDTVNVFVTLTARSMNPSLLIVARANLPTTESKLRLAGADHIVLPTKIGASQMTNLIRRPRIDFLEQTGDLETLNELLSHIDARIEELEITPDYPYVGTRLTGLEVRGQGAFIIVGLRKSDGQLFPASANPVVEVGDTLILLGHAQDAPKLIRKYTSRARYPQ, from the coding sequence ATGCGACGGTTACCTGCGACCCCTGCCCTCAACCGTTTTATTATTGGCATCACCCTCTTTATTCTCATCATGTTGGTGGCGGTGGCGGGCTACACCAGCTTTGGCTGGAACTGGCTCGATGCCCTCTATATGTACGTGATCACCGTCTTTGGTATTGGCTACAGTGAAGTGCGACCGCTGATTACGCCGGCGCAACGCTTCTTCAACATGATGATCATCGTGGCCGGCAGTGCTGCAACTGTCTATACCATCGGTGCAGTGGTGCAACTGTTTACCGAAGGGGAGATTAAACGCCTACTCGATATTCAACGGGCAAGTCGTGACATCAACAAACTAAAGCGCCATGTCATTATTTGTGGTTTTGGCCGCATTGGTCAGATGATGGCTCAGGAGTTAACCGCATTAAAAACCCCCTTTGTGATTTTGGATCTCAATGAACAGCGCATTGATTTAGCCCTCCAGTTGGGCTATTTGGCCTATTTGGGAAGTGCGGTGGAGGAGGAAACGCTACAAGCGGTGGGCATTGATCGGGCGATCGCCCTGGCCACGGTGCTGCCCAATGATACGGTCAATGTCTTTGTTACGCTGACGGCGCGCTCCATGAATCCGAGTTTGCTGATTGTAGCGCGGGCAAATTTACCCACCACGGAATCGAAGCTACGCCTGGCAGGGGCAGATCACATCGTCTTGCCGACAAAAATTGGCGCCAGTCAAATGACGAACCTGATCCGGCGGCCACGCATTGATTTCCTCGAACAAACCGGCGATCTCGAGACCCTCAATGAACTGCTCAGCCATATTGATGCCCGCATCGAGGAACTGGAGATTACCCCCGATTACCCCTATGTGGGTACGCGCTTGACGGGACTGGAGGTACGCGGCCAAGGGGCATTTATCATTGTTGGCTTACGCAAAAGCGATGGTCAATTGTTTCCCGCCAGCGCCAATCCCGTCGTCGAAGTTGGCGATACACTGATTCTTTTGGGTCATGCCCAAGATGCCCCCAAGCTAATTCGTAAATATACCTCCCGGGCCCGCTACCCCCAATGA
- a CDS encoding succinate dehydrogenase/fumarate reductase flavoprotein subunit encodes MQDFGVVIVGGGLAGCRAALEICRLAPETPIALVAKTHPIRSHSVAAQGGIAATLKNVDTEDSWESHAFDTVKGSDFLADQDAVAILAQEAPDVVIDLEHLGVLFSRLPDGRIAQRAFGGHTYRRTCYAADKTGHAILHELYCNLLKYNVTFLSEWYVLRLILEEQQAKGVVAYHIETGQLDILRAPAILFATGGYGRVFNTTSNDFASTGDGLGMTARAGLPLEDMEFVQFHPTGLYPAGVLISEAVRGEGAYLLNAEGERFMARYAPSRMELAPRDITSRAIATEIREGRGIHRDGSRGGPFVYLDVRHLGREKIMNRIPFCWEEAHRLAGVDAVVEPIPVRPTVHYSMGGIPVNINGQVRANATEMVTGFYAAGECACVSVHGANRLGSNSLLECVVYGRRTGAAIAKDLPSLPRPQFDPQPYLQAAEQQIQHLFDQAGDLRIAQLRQQVQDCMTQYCGVFRTAELMQRGLGELQRLKAAYGRIRLDDRQRYWNTELIAAFELANLLIVAEVILSSALSRQESRGAHFREDYPQRDDINCLRHTLATYDSDGIRIDYLPVTITLFPPQERKY; translated from the coding sequence ATGCAAGACTTTGGCGTTGTGATTGTCGGTGGTGGCCTAGCAGGCTGTCGGGCTGCTTTGGAAATTTGCCGCCTGGCCCCCGAGACCCCCATTGCCCTTGTGGCCAAAACCCATCCCATTCGTTCCCACTCCGTTGCTGCCCAAGGGGGCATTGCAGCTACCCTCAAAAATGTGGATACCGAAGACTCTTGGGAAAGCCATGCCTTTGATACGGTCAAGGGGTCAGACTTTCTTGCGGATCAGGATGCCGTCGCCATTCTTGCCCAAGAAGCGCCCGATGTGGTGATTGACCTTGAGCACTTGGGGGTACTCTTTTCTCGCTTGCCCGATGGCCGCATTGCCCAGCGCGCCTTTGGCGGTCACACCTACCGGCGCACCTGCTATGCCGCCGACAAAACGGGTCATGCCATTCTCCACGAACTCTACTGCAATCTCCTAAAGTACAATGTCACTTTTTTGAGCGAGTGGTATGTGCTGCGGCTGATTCTCGAGGAGCAGCAGGCCAAGGGGGTCGTTGCCTACCACATTGAAACGGGTCAACTGGATATTCTGCGGGCACCCGCCATTCTTTTTGCCACAGGGGGCTATGGTCGGGTCTTTAATACCACATCTAATGATTTTGCTTCCACTGGGGACGGCTTAGGGATGACGGCACGGGCAGGCTTACCCCTTGAGGATATGGAGTTTGTCCAATTTCACCCGACGGGGTTGTATCCAGCGGGTGTCTTGATTTCTGAGGCGGTGCGCGGCGAAGGGGCTTATCTACTCAATGCCGAGGGGGAACGCTTTATGGCACGCTATGCCCCCAGTCGGATGGAACTGGCTCCCCGCGATATTACCTCGCGGGCGATCGCCACCGAAATTCGTGAAGGGCGGGGCATCCACCGGGATGGCTCTAGGGGTGGGCCTTTTGTCTATCTCGATGTCCGCCACTTGGGTCGCGAAAAAATCATGAATCGCATTCCCTTCTGTTGGGAGGAAGCCCATCGCTTGGCGGGGGTGGATGCAGTGGTAGAGCCGATTCCTGTCCGTCCGACGGTGCACTACTCCATGGGGGGTATTCCGGTCAATATCAATGGTCAGGTGCGGGCCAATGCCACAGAGATGGTGACCGGATTCTATGCTGCTGGCGAATGTGCCTGTGTCTCGGTGCATGGTGCCAATCGCTTGGGCAGTAATTCTCTCTTAGAATGTGTGGTCTATGGCCGCCGCACCGGTGCCGCGATCGCCAAGGATTTACCAAGCCTGCCCCGCCCCCAATTTGACCCCCAGCCCTACCTGCAAGCAGCAGAGCAGCAGATTCAGCACCTCTTTGATCAAGCAGGGGATCTGCGCATTGCCCAACTGCGGCAGCAAGTACAGGATTGTATGACCCAATACTGTGGCGTCTTTCGCACGGCTGAGTTAATGCAGCGGGGCTTAGGGGAATTGCAACGGCTCAAGGCGGCCTATGGCCGGATTCGTCTTGATGATCGCCAGCGCTATTGGAATACGGAACTGATTGCGGCCTTTGAACTAGCCAACCTACTAATCGTTGCTGAGGTAATTCTCAGTAGTGCCCTTAGCCGCCAAGAAAGTCGTGGTGCCCACTTCCGTGAGGACTATCCCCAGCGGGATGATATCAACTGCCTACGCCATACCCTAGCCACCTATGACAGCGACGGCATTCGGATTGATTATCTGCCCGTCACCATTACCCTGTTTCCGCCCCAAGAGCGCAAGTATTAA
- a CDS encoding GNAT family N-acetyltransferase, with amino-acid sequence MHLIANVLSEFGLSWQPEGADADVVHVEDYYHQRGGQFWVVEQAAEVVGTIAFYPIQRGEAAVEIRKMYLHPRVRGQGLGTFLLYHLEAAIQAAGYRKIWIETASVMTAAVHLYEKAGYRPATGVETQRCDRVYVKDVVLHGMASMASAPC; translated from the coding sequence ATGCACCTCATTGCCAATGTCCTCAGTGAGTTTGGCCTTTCTTGGCAACCTGAAGGTGCCGATGCCGATGTGGTTCACGTTGAAGATTACTACCACCAGCGGGGTGGCCAATTTTGGGTGGTGGAACAAGCTGCAGAAGTCGTTGGCACGATTGCTTTCTATCCTATTCAGCGGGGCGAAGCGGCTGTGGAAATTCGCAAAATGTACCTTCATCCGCGGGTGCGTGGCCAAGGCCTAGGGACATTTCTCCTGTACCATCTGGAGGCGGCAATTCAAGCGGCGGGCTACCGCAAAATCTGGATTGAAACCGCCTCAGTGATGACTGCGGCTGTGCACTTGTACGAGAAGGCGGGCTATCGGCCAGCCACGGGTGTGGAAACGCAGCGCTGCGATCGCGTCTATGTCAAGGACGTAGTGCTTCATGGTATGGCTTCGATGGCTTCTGCCCCCTGCTAG
- the dacB gene encoding D-alanyl-D-alanine carboxypeptidase/D-alanyl-D-alanine-endopeptidase: MVWLRWLLPPASLILLLVSPAAFGLCRQDLADAIAQEIQNPQWQRGQWGIVVRDLRSGEVLYNHQGEKLFLVASNVKLTTVAAALDHWGASHRFVTTLSARSPDRTTLRLQGSFDPSFSSQALQQMATSLAQQGIRQIQVLELGGVTPVTIAPTWAIEDLTMGNVAVVTRLSINQNALNLEVIPQQLGQPLALRQPETNFRVVNETRTVAPSEPEFLESEVRGQQIIVRGQLHRGSESAQMRIPLTEPIPYLQQQVQRAFAQAGIQVLQIRPVATAEPLPDLLVRHASPPLAKLILAILQESDNFYAEMLFTALETAQPGYRQRYLAQIGVQGAVLVDGSGLSRQNWLTPNGLVTLLQEMARPDHASLWRRSLPRGGRSGTLRQRLRGTPAQDRVWAKTGTLAGVAALAGYVEPLEDRPLVFSMVINQAGETTAHLRAGLDRMVVLLAQLRACDRASEGAGDRWVLGLHRHL, encoded by the coding sequence ATGGTATGGCTTCGATGGCTTCTGCCCCCTGCTAGTCTTATTCTCCTGCTGGTTTCACCTGCCGCCTTTGGTCTCTGCCGCCAAGACTTGGCTGACGCTATTGCCCAGGAAATCCAAAACCCCCAATGGCAACGGGGACAGTGGGGCATTGTGGTGCGGGATTTGAGGAGTGGCGAGGTGCTCTACAACCACCAAGGGGAAAAGCTCTTTTTGGTGGCTTCGAATGTGAAGCTCACCACGGTAGCCGCCGCCCTTGACCACTGGGGAGCGAGTCATCGCTTTGTCACTACCCTGAGCGCGCGATCGCCCGACCGAACAACCCTGCGTCTTCAGGGCAGTTTTGATCCCAGTTTCAGCAGCCAAGCCCTGCAACAAATGGCCACTAGCCTTGCTCAGCAGGGGATTCGCCAGATTCAAGTCTTGGAACTTGGCGGCGTCACACCCGTGACGATTGCACCCACATGGGCAATCGAAGACCTCACGATGGGCAATGTAGCGGTCGTTACTCGCTTAAGTATCAATCAAAATGCCCTCAACCTAGAGGTGATACCGCAACAGTTGGGTCAACCCTTAGCACTACGGCAGCCGGAGACTAATTTTCGAGTGGTCAATGAGACCCGCACCGTGGCTCCCTCTGAGCCGGAATTTTTGGAAAGTGAGGTACGCGGCCAGCAGATCATTGTGCGCGGTCAACTCCATAGGGGCAGTGAGTCGGCACAAATGCGCATTCCCCTCACTGAGCCAATTCCCTATCTTCAGCAGCAGGTGCAGCGTGCCTTTGCCCAAGCAGGCATTCAGGTGCTGCAGATTCGCCCTGTGGCAACAGCAGAGCCGTTACCGGATTTATTGGTGCGCCATGCCTCGCCCCCCCTGGCCAAGTTGATCTTGGCAATTCTTCAAGAGAGTGACAATTTCTATGCAGAAATGCTCTTTACAGCTCTGGAGACTGCACAACCCGGTTATCGCCAACGTTACTTGGCGCAGATTGGGGTGCAAGGGGCGGTGTTAGTGGATGGTTCCGGACTGTCGCGGCAAAATTGGCTGACCCCCAATGGTTTAGTGACGCTGTTGCAAGAAATGGCGCGCCCAGATCATGCCTCGCTGTGGCGGCGATCGCTCCCCCGCGGGGGGCGATCCGGAACCCTGCGCCAGCGGCTGCGGGGTACGCCAGCTCAGGATCGCGTCTGGGCCAAAACAGGGACCCTGGCAGGGGTGGCTGCCCTAGCAGGCTATGTGGAACCCCTCGAGGATCGCCCCCTGGTCTTTAGCATGGTTATCAATCAAGCAGGGGAAACAACAGCACACCTGCGTGCGGGCTTGGATCGGATGGTGGTTCTGCTCGCACAATTGCGGGCCTGCGATCGCGCCTCAGAGGGTGCGGGCGATCGCTGGGTGCTAGGGCTCCACCGTCATTTGTGA